From a single Solanum dulcamara chromosome 4, daSolDulc1.2, whole genome shotgun sequence genomic region:
- the LOC129884175 gene encoding uncharacterized protein LOC129884175, with amino-acid sequence MDSRPSFSSGLTQLAPQIEKRVTLDSDSVNLGDTNKVPVEIPVEMAARTVCDVAVPLTVNITSRIQKLSSGGRFELKQNMVRLLHSNRQFTDLSHEDPRVHIQNFLEISDTYRPNGGGGNQNYGNTYNPNWRNHLNFSWGGNPQNQHQVQTQFRPQQSRQQYNNQRQNPYRPKRGSQYYNQHDNRNQQSSSAGNMSMEDMLKKLMNDQGKLAADVRQYQITTQNLKKQVGQLVSAQNSRSQDGLPGNTDPNLKQANDGIPKYAKFVKYIVANKSKLAEFKTVALTEECSSRILNEVKLPSKQKDPGSFIVKVTIGKYSNARGLCDLGASINLMPRSILKKLGLGELKATTILLQLADRSIARPDGIIEDVLVQVESLIFPVNFIVLDFEPDPDVPFILGHPFLAIGEALIHVDAGRLTMRAYEKVEVFDVYQALKLPAVYEELSDITVIDEEVSAQCILAKDPLERVVMGQDIKEEMEAKELASVLDMSNVSIWKKNVEPLNRELGPSPKPSLEEAPNLELKQLPAYLRYVFLAVNNTLHVILSSV; translated from the exons ATGGATTCTCGTCCATCATTTAGTAGTGGTCTTACCCAATTAGCTCCACAAATAGAAAAACGTGTTACTCTTGATTCTGATTCG GTAAATCTGGGTGATACTAACAAAGTGCCTGTAGAGATCCCTGTGGAGATGGCAGCCAGGACAGTATGTGATGTGGCAGTCCCACTCACAGTAAATATCACTTCCAGAATTCAGAAACTGTCATCTGGAGGAAGATTTGAACTGAAACAGAACATGGTGCGGTTGTTGCACTCTAATCGGCAGTTTACAGATTTGTCTCATGAAGATCCTCGAGTTCATATCCAAAACTTCTTAGAGATTAGCGACACTTATAGGCCTAATGGG GGTGGAGGTAATCAGAACTATGGAAATACCTACAACCCAAACTGGAGAAACCATCTGAACTTCTCATGGGGTGGAAATCCGCAAAATCAACATCAAGTGCAGACACAATTCAGACCACAACAAAGCAGGCAGCAGTACAACAATCAACGCCAAAATCCATATAGACCAAAAAGAGGAAGCCAGTACTATAACCAGCATGACAATCGTAACCAACAATCAAGTAGTGCAGGAAACATGAGTATGGAAGATATGCTCAAAAAACTCATGAATGATCAAGGTAAGCTAGCTGCAGATGTTCGTCAATATCAAATCACtactcaaaatttaaagaaacagGTGGGACAACTAGTAAGTGCTCAAAATTCGCGCTCGCAAGATGGTTTACCAGGTAACACTGATCCAAACCTTAAACAAGCAAATGAT GGCattccaaaatatgccaaaTTTGTCAAATATATTGTGGCCAACAAGAGCAAGTTAGCTGAATTCAAAACAGTGGCACTCactgaagagtgtagttcaagaatcttgaacGAAGTTAAGCTTCCATCTAAACAAAAAGATCCAGGTAGTTTCATAGTAAAAGTAACTATTGGTAAGTACAGTAATGCAAGAGGTCTCTGTGATCTAGGTGCtagtataaacttgatgcctAGATCGATACTTAAGAAATTAGGTCTGGGAGAACTTAAAGCAACCACCATTTTGTTACAGTTAGCTGATCGTTCTATAGCTAGACCTGATGGTATCATTGAAGATGTGTTAGTTCAAGTGGAATCCCTTATCTTTCCTgttaattttattgtattagattttgagcctgACCCCGATGTTCCTTTTATCTTGGGGCATCCGTTCTTAGCAATAGGTGAGGCACTTATTCATGTGGATGCAGGTAGATTGACTATGAGAGCATATGAAAAAGTGGAGGTGTTCGATGTATATCAGGCACTGAAGTTGCCTGCAGTCTATGAAGAGTTGTCTGATATAACTGTCATCGATGAGGAAGTATCAGCTCAATGCATTTTAGCAAAAGATCCTTTGGAAAGAGTTGTGATGGGTCAAGATATTAAAGAGGAAATGGAAGCTAAAGAATTAGCTAGTGTGCTTGATATGTCAAATGTCAGCATATGGAAAAAGAATGTGGAACCTTTGAACAGAGaattgggtccttcacccaagcCATCTCTAGAAGAAGCTCCTAACTTGGAGTTGAAGCAATTGCCAGcatatctcagatatgtttttCTTGCAGTGAATAATACCTTACATGTAATTCTTTCATCTGTTTAG